In the genome of Diabrotica undecimpunctata isolate CICGRU chromosome 2, icDiaUnde3, whole genome shotgun sequence, the window tattttcgtgtGTTCAAGAGGTAacatattatatatttgtttatcaATATACCATTCAACCATCAATTTACTATTCACAACAAAACAATTCCTGGATTCTCATTTCATCTCTGGATAGGTTGAACATTTGCTCTAGTGTACATGAATCTCTCTGTGGCTGTTAGTTGTCACCTCTGGGTACATCAAATACTTGAGTAACCGTGACCTACAGCCATCCCCTACTCCCGAAGAGGAAGTCATCAAAAAAGACAAATACAAATCCGATAAACTAATCGTGATTCCTGTTCTTTTTAAGAATATTGTAATTATCTCAGGATTGTCTACCAGGAACTTGGACTGATGTTAATATCAGTACTGTttgattattttgtcaaatctatttaactttttttataataatactcAAATATTCTTACCAAATATACCCTAACCAAGGCCCTCAATTCATGATCATAGTTAAATTTCGATCAGAAGATTCAAGATCAAATATtcctgataaatattttaaataaatctaaaccTTCGACAATGTAATAGTGAAAGTAACTTCAGATTATCATGGTTTAAATATAACTTCCTTATTAACGTCGATTTTGAAAACGTGTTTGTTTCAGACCATTTTAAACTCACCTTTGTAAATATATACCAAGATTTCAATCAATAAATTATACTCTGGCTATCCCGGGTCTCTAACAGAAATAtagaatttaacaaaaaattcGGTCGCTTGGACTAGTTGAAAAATCAGCCACCTAGGGCTTGGTTGTTGTACATGGTAACCAAGAGATCCTGTGCTGAGGGAGAAAGCGAGAACATATGGCGCTCGTTAACTGATTTAAGATAAATTGTTGGCAACTATAACGCACGGCTGCTTGTCCTGCAATGGTTGTGAGGTGAACTGAGCAGCTCTACAACGGATGAAGCCGGTCCCAAGACCGGATAAAGAGAAGGGTtagaggagtaacacctctaTAAAAATCAGTGTTCGGTGGGCCCGGCTGATATCATCCTATAAGGGTTCCTTGCCTAGAGTTAcagatgaagaccacaacggcgaTGAAGGCGGATAAGAAGAATATTCGAGGACCGCTTGGTGATAATTCTGCCCGACTGTAAGTTTGTGAAAATAAATGTAATACTccgtaaaataaaataaatgaacacTTTTAGGCTTAAATAATAGGAAGTCGATAACAAGACCGTATTTTGACAGTTGACATTTTGTTTCAAGACCTACAGTTTTTATTTAATTCGATAAATTACCTAAGTGGACGGCACTACCCGCACTTCCCCTAAACATTTTGATTTATTTCGTATAAATTGAATGATGACGTAAGTGCAAAGAACCAACGGACCGAGTATAGTTCGATATTTTATATAATGTACATTCATGAACAAATCTTCGCGGTAAGCAGCACAGTCTTTACAGAACCTTGAGTAAATAACATCTATACAATGAAAAGTACTCAGGCACCGGTAACACAGGTACCACCTAGTACAAAAATAtgtgataatagtttaaaaagAAATAGATCCATGTAACCAACAAAAAACTTTCGTGATTCGAATATCATCGACTTAAATAAAACACGAAACTCTTAAGGCTTTAAAATGACTATTATTTCGAGTTGTTTCGCAAAGATTGATTCTGTTTGTTAATCTCACTAGTAACGTACTCCCAAGAGTTCACGGTGGCTTGGTAATAGTTGATTTGTTTATTAACGAAGTCTAGTAATATCTTCTTCAAGCACTGTTGCTTTTCCGAATGCCATCGCTGAAGATCACTTCGCAAGGATTCGTTGGCGCATTCGAGATTATCCTGATTCGATTCGACTTTCTTAATCAGCTGAGGAATGTATGAGCCTAATTTTTCTAGTTTATCATCGCAACTTGATTGCTTCCAGAGAGAGAAACCTGCTGCTGCTTGGGACGGATTTTGGGAAATGGCCACCAGctgaaataataattaataatattacaatattcaTTTCAATGCCTTTACAATCAATATACAGGCTAGTTTGacattaatttataataattatggaGCAAAAATGTAGTATTTTACTTCACTAACGACCGATTTTAGTGgttgcaattaaaaaaaaattctgaagtttatttatatgttatttaaaaccGTAATGAATTGTCAGCAAACAACAAGAAACATATTgacaataatataattaatatagaaaaaataccATATTCTACCATATATTGAAACATTTCATGGAAGGTTAAAAATATATTCATCAGTTCAAATGCTAAATTGACCACCATGTATCTAATACATCCTATTGTTATCAAGGACTAAGAAAAGTGATAGTCTAAACAGTTTCCTAATTATTTTACAAGTCTATTGTTTAGTTGTGTACATAGATAATTTAGGAATTACTTATAATTTATATCATTGTTACTTTAACCTTGCTAATCAGTTGATGTaatcagtttattattttttttcagtGCCAATGTTACACTTGTAGATACTAAAAGTAATCAAGCAAGTCAAGGTAAAGGAAAACAACAGAAGTTTAATGATACTTCATTATTACAACCCCTTTTTTTGAAGAATTACTTAAGCtttcaatatataattatatatatacaaggtgaatgtaataaatttaatttggTTTACAATGAAAATCATTAGAGATTCTGCGGTCATTTAATAAATGAACACAATATCTTTATGcactatatattatatagaatGTAGTAGGATTCATTTCTTgatgttaatataaattattaaaataataaaccattagaaaaactgaaaatattaataaaaataataaattatgacTACAATACATGGAaggaatgaaaaaataaaattttatagtaTATATCTATGCTAGGCATAGATAACAATTGATAAACAGAAAAAGAAAGCATAATTCTTGTTgtcaaaatattcattttgttttgaGACAAAAATTGACTCCTATTAAATATATTCAtaaataaaatgacagctgtAATCTATCAAATGTAATCTTAAATCACATACATCTAAAAATTAACTTTTAAACAACTTTATTTTGCTTTTTCCTTAAAACTAACACACATGGCAAAACCATTGTATTAACTTACCTTATCCTTTTCACTATGTCTTTTATTTAAATCCTCAACAGAAACCTCATAGGCATACTGGTAGGATTCCCTTTTCCTCAAAGTCTCTTGAGCTATATCAATGTATGACAAAAAGTCCTTAATAGGATTACCTACAGTATTACTATAACTTTGTACTAGAGCATTTTGTGCTGCAGAACTCCTCTCCATTGCACTGCCAATATTTTGTAACATTTCAGACAGTTCAGGTTCTGAGGTAGCCCAAGTGGTGAATATAGGGTGGTAGCTATTCAGTTCTGAAACATACTCACACCTTTCTTTATTAATACGACTAGATATCTTTTCTATTGAAGAGAGTTTTTCTGATAAAGTTGTTAAGTATGCTTTGGTTTTATCAAATTCcatatgtttattttttaagaCACTATGGGATGAGTTACCATGGTTGAATGTCCTTATTTTCTGTTGGACGGGATGCCTTTGTCTTCGGTGCAATGTGAAGTcctgaaaaataattatatacaattTTGACATTGTGTCTCTATAATTTCTTATTCAACAAGTTAATTGAATGTTACAATATAATTAGGGTTTGTAAATAACTTTAAGTATCTTAAAAGGATTGCACAGTAAATACTGCCTTAACAAAATTCAGAAATGAACAATTTTAAACATTAATATCACAGCATACAGAAAGCTACTATCCTCTATTTTTATAAGTTTAATGGAAGAGTGTAGTTCATATGTTAGTAATAGATAGAAAATAGCTTGTTTTCGCataaattcagtttttttttgtgttaatttaCAGATCCACTCTTTTTGTTGAGGTTGTTTATCAGTAGAAAGAATATGTAACACCATTCATCTTCTAGTTATTATTACTAATAACTGTTGATATTTGACTCTTCTTAAAATCAATTTTCTGGCAATACTGGTAATAGACTggattttgtataattttagcctcacaaaaatttaaaatcaatcaATATATTTATAGTTCTTGTTTATATTGATATTCATTTTCAGACTTTGCTTGACATAAATATACTTAATCCtaataaaaacaatttgtagatGCTCTGAGTGTGAATCTTCATTTACTTAAGAAATGGAACTGGAGCATTAAGGTTAGTTCTTAAATATAACAGATCTTGTTAGTAACTTTATATGTAATACTTACTGCAGATTTTGCcgttaaaaatactttaaagtgTTCATTGCAGCTTAAAATGGGATGCTTTGTAACTCTtgttataaaaacatttaaagctTTCATTCTTAAAAGTATAAAGTCTTTGGAATATCTATCTAACTGACCTATTAACGAGTGCTTACCAGGCAATGGCTGAAAAGTAAATTCACATTAATCCATCGAATATGCGTGAAAAATAAAGAATACTTACTGGTACAATGCAAAATGGATGGCATTCTACTAGTTTTTGACGCAGCCACAAAAAATCATTATATCTTCTATGGGCTACATATTCATTATCAGAAAATTCTATTCTAGCTACCTTCGTTGTTATTCTAAATGTTATATATGTTTCTAACGTTTCTAAATGCTTCTGAGGATTGTCAATTTTTACACATAAATCCGAATTCTCGTCCATATTAAGTTCGGCCAAATTTTCAATATCATGTATTGTTGAAAAGCTTTCTATGCTCGGAGATTGTACCTAGAACATTGACAttgaataaaaaatgaaagaaacataTTAGTCATAACTTACGAGCGAATTATCAAAGGTGGAATCTCCACTACAAACACTACTGGGATCGACGTCTTTATCTTTTGCCGCTCCCgtggatatttctttattttctacTACTACATCCAAAACCGCTGAAGCACTACTGGCCATACTTAATAATATTAACGATTATTttgattatatattattaatatttttttatttaaataattagaagGTTAGATTAAGAAATATCAAATATCACCAAACGTCAAAATATACACAGTAGCTGTTTGCTTACGTTTACATAGGACGTTTTCTGACACCTGAAAACTAAACAGTCAGACTTTATCAGGACCGTAATAAAATCATAGACATAACAATTGGCCATTTTTGGAATAACgcactaaataaaaaatattaaaatgtaaaaCTATCTAGTAtttaatagtaataaaaattaagtCAGTTTCATCGAGGAAATTTCTGAAAGGTTAATTGGTTTGATATCTTTTTCATAATTAGGAGCATCCCAATGAGCTATATGTACCTACCTATATTATGTAGAAGGGCACATCactatttcttttttcttaaagcCTCTATTTCATTCATAATTGCACCAATGATGTTTCTGTCGTCTTTTCCACGTGGTATGCATCTTAATAGGAGCGCAAGGTTTTGTGCACTGATATAATTATCTCTAAGGGTTTTCATTTAAGTCCTATCCAAGTCAACTATTTATTTTCAACACAAGAAAGTTCAGTATTTATACAACTCAGCACTTGTgaataaaacagtttttatttcCTGGTCTATGTACAAACGAAGAGTCTATTCACAATGTAAACAAATCAGTGATGGGAATGGAATCTAAGGATTTACTACTATCAAAAGGTCAACAAGGATCGGGATGTACACTGTGACTGTTCCGGATAGGAGTAGGAGAACATTAACCTCTCTCATACTGTAAGTGTTCTAGACAGGAACAGAGTCACAGCGGGATCAGCACAGGAACTATTCTTATCTTCGGCTAGAAGTCCAGCTCAGTACACTAAAGATTATGAGGTCAGATTTAGATTCGGAAGACGATAAGCGCAGCTGAAACTCCTCTAAGGATCGTCTCCATAAGTTGCAATGTACACACGAGTCCATTCTATCGGATATTTCCTTCTTATAGTCTTATTCTATTGAAATATTGctattggtgacttatctctatTCTACTTTCTGCATGTCGTTACTTTTTGATCTGTCCAGCGGGGTCTTTTCTGATGTTTTTCTTGGGATTCTCATTTCACTTCTTTGGAGGTATATCTTTTTGTTATGCTAGTTTTTGGTCTCGTTTCAGCGGTGTAGGTATGTCACGATAGGCCTAGTAGGCGCGTTTTCGTTTCTAAGTTCAATTGTTTGTTTCTGCATATTGTATCGTTAAGGTATTATGCTGTTTTCCCCGATTTTGCCACTTGTCTCCTGGATTCTTCCTTAATATTGTTCTCACTTGATTCATACAATTTTCTTTTCGATCTCTATTTGTTCCTTATTCTATTGATATTACCTACTAGACTTTTTGTGGCTATATTTTCATATCTAACCCCTTGTCTTTTTAGAACCTCCCTTAGATCTGTGAAGACAATTTTTGTCTGAAAAGTTTATTCTGAGATCCTATATAAAAGATCCCATTGTAAGTAATAAGATTTCTGTATTAAACTGCTTcgatttaacaataaaatattagtctAAAAAAATCCTCCTccaccttatatatatatatatatatatatatatatatatatatatatatatatatatatatatatatatatatatatactcaggtgcaaaaaaatcgatccatgggtattatttgccgaaaaaagaaaacttttgaagatattagttttaaatcaggtatatatgtaaaagtatatgttagattaaaataatttttacagattataaaaaaaaatcatttatttatagagacatacgccaaaactcaaaaatacaagaatattcaaaactttctgaaattaagaaaaacattgataataaatcaatatctagtgtttccccctcggtcccttataacagcct includes:
- the LOC140434325 gene encoding sorting nexin-7-like translates to MASSASAVLDVVVENKEISTGAAKDKDVDPSSVCSGDSTFDNSLVQSPSIESFSTIHDIENLAELNMDENSDLCVKIDNPQKHLETLETYITFRITTKVARIEFSDNEYVAHRRYNDFLWLRQKLVECHPFCIVPPLPGKHSLIGQLDRYSKDFILLRMKALNVFITRVTKHPILSCNEHFKVFLTAKSADFTLHRRQRHPVQQKIRTFNHGNSSHSVLKNKHMEFDKTKAYLTTLSEKLSSIEKISSRINKERCEYVSELNSYHPIFTTWATSEPELSEMLQNIGSAMERSSAAQNALVQSYSNTVGNPIKDFLSYIDIAQETLRKRESYQYAYEVSVEDLNKRHSEKDKLVAISQNPSQAAAGFSLWKQSSCDDKLEKLGSYIPQLIKKVESNQDNLECANESLRSDLQRWHSEKQQCLKKILLDFVNKQINYYQATVNSWEYVTSEINKQNQSLRNNSK